The DNA segment ACCCTGGCCTGGCACGACTGCGCTGCCAACCATGCCCACTTCGAAGCGCTGCTGGAGCAGGCGAAGGGGGCTGACCTGATCGTTCTGCCGGAGATGTTCACCACCGGCTTCTCCATGGACTCCGCGGCGCTGGCAGAGCCCGAACTGGGCCCGACCCATGCCTGGTTGTGCGAGCAGGCCAGGCGCCTGGATGCCGTCGTCATCGGCAGCCTCATCATCCAGGCCGCCGACAGCAGCCATCGCAACCGTCTGCTCTGGGCTCGCCCGGACGGCGAGGTCCTGCATTACGACAAGCGCCACCTGTTCCGCATGGCCGGTGAGCACAAGCACTACACTCCCGGCGAAACCCAGGCGCTGTTCGAGCTCAAGGGCTGGCGGGTGCGTCCGCTGATCTGCTACGACCTGCGCTTCCCGGTGTGGAGCCGCGACCCGCACGATACCGATCTACTGCTCTACACGGCCAACTGGCCAGCGGCTCGTCGCCATCACTGGAATCGTCTGCTGCCGGCGCGGGCCATCGAGAACCTTTGCTACGTGGCGGCGGTGAATCGCGTTGGCACCGACGGCAAGGGCCATGGTTACAGTGGCGATAGCCAGGTTCTGGATTTCCAGGGCGAACACCTGCTGGATGCCGCAGACGCCGATGGCGTGTTCATCGCCAGTCTGTCCGCGTCACAACTGGCGGCCTACCGCGAGCGCTTTCCTGCGATGCGTGACGCGGACGGTTTCGACCTGCACCTCTGACAGCGGAGAAGGCCATGAGCGAACACAAGCCGCTTCCTGCCGAGGGCAACCTGCTAGTGGCGGGGGAGCGGGTCTACAACACGCCAGTGGAAGTCACCCTGGCGGTGATCGGCGGCAAGTGGAAGTCGCTGCTGGTCTACCACCTGATCCCGGAGGCGCGGCGTTTCTCCGAGCTCAAGCGGCTTGTGCCGGGCATCACCGAGAAGATGCTGACCCAGCAGCTGCGCGAACTGGAGCGAGACGGCATTGTCTCGCGCACCGTCTATGCCGAAGTGCCTCCGCGGGTCGAGTATCGCCTGACCGAGCATGGCTTGAGCCTGAAGCCGGTGCTGGACTCCATGTGTGCCTGGGGCAAGTGCCACTGGCAGCAACAGGGATAGCCGGACTGGTCCGGATGGCGGTGCGCACGGCGCACCCTACCGGCACGGCTTCTGCGTAGGGTGCTCTGTGCGCACCAGCGTTTTCCCCATAAAAGAAAACCCCGCCGGATGGCGGGGTTTTTCATTGCAGCATCAGCCTCAGGCCGCTTCGGCCTCGGCCTGGCTCATGGCGCGGTTGAGGGCGCTGAACAGGGCGCGGAAGCTCGCCGTGGTGAGGTTCTCGTCGACCCCGATACCGTGCAGGGCGCGGCCGCCGTTGACCCGCAGCTCGATGTAGGCCGCAGCCTTGGCGTTGGTCCCGGAGCCAATGGCGTGCTCGGAGTAATCCATGATCTCGACCTTCACCGGCAGGCTGGCCACCAAGGCTTCCAGTGGGCCCTTGCCCATGCCGCGCAGGTGTTGGGTTTCGCCCTTGACCTGGACTTCGATATCCACGGCGCTGGTGCCGTTTTCTTCCTGCAGGCGATGGCCCTTCAGGGTGAACGGGGTAGTCGCTTGCAGGTATTCGGCGTCCAGCAGCTTGTAGATCTGCTCGGCGGTCATTTCCAGGCCCAGGCGATCAGTTTCCTTCTGCACCACCTGGCTG comes from the Pseudomonas sp. TCU-HL1 genome and includes:
- a CDS encoding amidohydrolase; amino-acid sequence: MRDLTTLPDLKLALVQTTLAWHDCAANHAHFEALLEQAKGADLIVLPEMFTTGFSMDSAALAEPELGPTHAWLCEQARRLDAVVIGSLIIQAADSSHRNRLLWARPDGEVLHYDKRHLFRMAGEHKHYTPGETQALFELKGWRVRPLICYDLRFPVWSRDPHDTDLLLYTANWPAARRHHWNRLLPARAIENLCYVAAVNRVGTDGKGHGYSGDSQVLDFQGEHLLDAADADGVFIASLSASQLAAYRERFPAMRDADGFDLHL
- a CDS encoding winged helix-turn-helix transcriptional regulator, producing MSEHKPLPAEGNLLVAGERVYNTPVEVTLAVIGGKWKSLLVYHLIPEARRFSELKRLVPGITEKMLTQQLRELERDGIVSRTVYAEVPPRVEYRLTEHGLSLKPVLDSMCAWGKCHWQQQG